Proteins encoded by one window of Mustela erminea isolate mMusErm1 chromosome 7, mMusErm1.Pri, whole genome shotgun sequence:
- the PXMP4 gene encoding peroxisomal membrane protein 4 → MAVPRQMRALLHAVNALLRKRRYHAALAMLKGFRNGAVYGAKIRGPHALVMTFLFRSGSLREKLRAILQATYTHSRSLACFVFTYKGLCALQARAQGETYQVHSFLAAFIGGLMVFGGNNNINSQINMYLLSRALFALCRLGVEKGYIPEPRWDPFPLFTGLLWGLVLWLFEYHQTTLQPSLQSSMTYLYQDSNVWHDISDFLLYNKSHPSK, encoded by the exons ATGGCGGTCCCGCGGCAGATGCGAGCTCTGCTCCATGCGGTCAACGCACTGTTGCGCAAGCGCCGCTACCACGCTGCGTTGGCCATGCTTAAGGGCTTCCGGAACGGGGCAGT CTACGGAGCCAAAATCCGGGGCCCTCACGCGCTGGTCATGACCTTTCTCTTCCGGAGTGGCAG CCTCCGGGAGAAGCTGCGAGCCATTCTGCAAGCCACGTACACCCACTCCCGGAGCCTGGCCTGCTTTGTGTTCACCTATAAGGGCCTCTGCGCCCTGCAGGCCCGCGCGCAGGGCGAGACCTACCAGGTGCACTCGTTCCTGGCCGCCTTCATCGGGGGCttgatggtgtttggaggtaACAATAACATCAACAGCCAG ATCAACATGTACCTGCTCTCACGAGCCCTGTTTGCCCTGTGCCGCCTGGGCGTGGAGAAGGGCTACATTCCTGAGCCCAGGTGGGACCCATTCCCGCTGTTCACCGGGCTGCTGTGGGGGCTGGTGCTGTGGCTCTTTGAGTACCACCAGACCACTCTACAGCCTTCCCTGCAGTCCTCCATGACCTACCTGTACCAGGACAGCAATGTCTGGCATGACATCTCAGACTTCCTCCTCTACAACAAGAGCCACCCCTCGAAGTAA